GCCTGTTGATTGTATAGTAGCCGGGTTAAGGGTAACATCAGGAGCAACGTCCGAATAAAATGGCGTACCGGAACCGGTAACCGGATCCAATATATCCGATGGATAAAAATTTGTAGGAATAATCTGGTTACCACCAGCCGAATTTGCGCCCAGTAAGTGCGAGTGCTGTGGCATTTGCGCTACGGTAAGCGAGTTTACCTGCGCACCTGCAGTTTGGCCTTGTGTATAAGGGCTCAGGTTACGTCCCTGCCCGGCGTGTACCGGTGCACGGCCTCTTAAATCGGGCAGTTGAAAGGTTTGAATACCATCACCGCCGTAGGTGGTGCCAATTAAAGCAAACAAAGCCTGGTTTTGAGCGATAGACATGGTCTGACCATCGCAGGTTGCCCACCCCTGGGGGGCATAGGTGCCCGCAAACATGCGGACTTCGCCAATGTAAGGTTCCATAATTTTAGCAATAAGGCTTAAGCCTCTTTTTTAGGTTGATAATTGATTGGGTTAAATGTATGGTTTTGTTTTAATTATTAACTATTATAATACTAATTAATTTATTTTTAATCAGCGCTTTAAGGTTATTATAACCGGATAACCTGTTTATAACCGAAGTAAAAATTTCAACCTGCATCTTCATTATTTGATATCCCAAATCTCCGTTTATGACTAAAGGTTTAAAAGGGTGAAAACACCCTTTTTACAAGTACTATTACCTATAATTTTGTAATGAATAATTAAAAGGGGATGGATATTTCTTGGCAGGAGAAAATGATTTTGGCAGCCGCACTAAATCTTTCTTTGATTAATTTAAAATATTGCACTTTCGTAAACACCTAAAACAAAAACTATAATGAACCTTAAAAACCTAACTATTGCAGCGGCCGTACTGGCCACCATGTCATTTTATGCATGTACCCAAAAGCCCCAGGGCGCGGCTACCACTCCGGCACCATCA
The sequence above is a segment of the Mucilaginibacter celer genome. Coding sequences within it:
- a CDS encoding phage tail protein, yielding MEPYIGEVRMFAGTYAPQGWATCDGQTMSIAQNQALFALIGTTYGGDGIQTFQLPDLRGRAPVHAGQGRNLSPYTQGQTAGAQVNSLTVAQMPQHSHLLGANSAGGNQIIPTNFYPSDILDPVTGSGTPFYSDVAPDVTLNPATIQSTGGGQPFSIQSPVLAVTFIIALTGIWPPRP